One genomic region from Scomber scombrus chromosome 19, fScoSco1.1, whole genome shotgun sequence encodes:
- the LOC134000594 gene encoding rab GTPase-activating protein 1-like has product MMEEVSMMTAYDAHVVGQMSEDEILASLVAEIEPTFTVPTKKAKLRESRLQIMDDEEKENPMDKYLKENHRLQQASLRLEQENDNLAHRLITSKVALRNALNKAEDKVDELGRDLLFTRHRVQATEEEKRGKEEEAEMLKEVFRRELEKAEQEVKRSSGIIADYKQICCQLTNRLERQQASHREEFDSLKSAVKACPHCQHIVESDEQSAAGQNSLTEESAGDHLMAEPGQEGNTRGPREAEQRREDQEKESLKAQIRELEQELAQTKLQMVEAKCKIQELEHQRGIQANDLQEAKNSWISKAFTSLRTSSGGLHSISVPRKGAPAVSWSLHSGYLSGWSTKKLSWPHRDNQENV; this is encoded by the exons ATGATGGAGGAGGTGTCCATGATGACGGCGTATGACGCGCATGTTGTGGGCCAGATGAGCGAGGACGAGATCCTTGCCAGTCTTGTGGCTGAAATAGAACCTACATTCACA GTCCCAACGAAGAAAGCAAAACTGAGAGAAAGCCGGCTTCAAATAATGGAtgatgaggaaaaagaaaaccccATGGACAAATACCTG aAGGAGAACCATCGGCTTCAACAGGCCAGCCTCCGTCTGGAGCAGGAGAATGACAACCTGGCCCACAGACTGATCACCAGCAAGGTTGCCCTGAGGAACGCTCTGAACAAG GCAGAGGACAAAGTGGATGAACTCGGCAGGGACCTCCTGTTTACCAGACATCGAGTGCAGgcgacagaggaggagaagagggggaaggaggaggaggctgaaaTG TTAAAGGAGGTGTTTCGCAGAGAGCTGGAGAAAGCTGAGCAGGAAGTCAAGAGGTCATCGGGCATCATTGCAGACTACAAACAG ATCTGCTGTCAGCTGACAAACCGTCTGGAGAGGCAACAGGCTTCCCACAGAGAAGAGTTCGATTCACTCAAG AGTGCAGTGAAGGCTTGCCCTCATTGTCAACACATTGTAGAATCGGATGAACAGTCTGCCGCAGGTCAGAATTCTCTAACGGAAGAGTCAGCGGGGGACCATCTGATGGCCGAACCAGGCCAGGAGGGGAACACCAGAGGACCCAGAGaggcagagcagaggagggaggacCAGGAGAAGGAATCTCTGAAGGCCCAGATTAGGGAGCTGGAGCAAGAGTTGGCCCAGACCAAACTTCAGATGGTGGAGGCCAAATGCAAGATCCAG GAGCTGGAGCACCAGAGAGGAATCCAGGCCAACGATCTCCAGGAGGCAAAGAACAGCTGGATAAGCAAGGCTTTTACCTCCCTGCGGACGTCCAGTGGGGGGCTTCACAGTATTAGTGTACCAAGAAAAGGGGCTCCGGCAGTGAGCTGGAGCCTCCACAGCGGCTACCTCTCTGGATGGAGCACCAAGAAACTATCGTGGCCTCACAGAGACAATCAAGAAAATGTCTGA
- the LOC134000595 gene encoding protein FAM163A-like, with the protein MSAGTIVITGGILAGVILLCIVAVLCYCRLQYYCCKKNDSEVDMGSVVGADPLSHFPCNACNALAMDGAAITPVSLDQLDAGSHHNLCPTCSPYSLRSGLAGDMRNGGERLGFHTYYENPSVSLPLSVNPQGSSPLSYYSPTDMFPPPPRPYSTQV; encoded by the exons ATGTCAGCGGGAACTATTGTTATAACCGGAGGAATTCTCGCCGGAGTGATACTGCTGTGCATCGTAGCAGTGCTCTGTTACTGTAGACTCCAG tattactgctgtaAGAAGAATGATTCTGAGGTGGACATGGGCTCCGTGGTGGGAGCGGaccctctctctcactttcccTGCAATGCTTGCAACGCCCTCGCCATGGACGGTGCCGCCATCACCCCCGTCTCTCTGGATCAGCTGGATGCAGGCTCTCATCACAACCTCTGCCCCACTTGCTCACCATACTCCCTCCGCTCTGGACTCGCAGGCGACATGCGTAATGGAGGGGAGCGGCTGGGCTTCCATACCTACTATGAGAACCCATCCGTCTCTCTTCCCCTGTCTGTCAACCCACAGGGCTCCTCTCCTCTGAGTTACTACAGTCCCACGGACATGTTTCCTCCCCCGCCGCGCCCCTACAGCACCCAGGTTTGA